A single window of Emys orbicularis isolate rEmyOrb1 chromosome 18, rEmyOrb1.hap1, whole genome shotgun sequence DNA harbors:
- the NELFB gene encoding negative elongation factor B, whose amino-acid sequence MFAGLQELGVANGEDLKETLTNCTEPLKAIEQFQTENGVLLPSLQSALPFLDLHGTPRLEFHQSVFDELREKLLERVSAIASEGKVEERYKKLEDLLEKSFSLVKMPSIQPVVMCVMKHLPKVPEKKLKLVMADKDLYKACAVEVKRQIWQDNQALFGDEVSPLLKQYILEKENTLFSNDLSVLHNFFSPSPKTRRQGEVVQKLTQMIGKNVKLYDMVLQFLRTLFLRTRNVHYCTLRAELLMSLHDLDISEICTVDPCHKFTWCLDACIREKFVDNKRARELQGFLDGVKKGQEQVLGDLSMILCDPFAINTLALSTIRHLQELVGQDTLPRESPDLLLLLRMLSLGQGAWDMIDSQVFREPKMEHELITKFLPMLMSFVVDDYTFNVDQKLPSEEKGPIPYPSTIPEAFTKFLQEHRIACEVGLYYILHITKQRNKNAFLRLLPALVETFSDLAFSDIFLHLLTGNLTLLADEFALEDFCTSLFDGFFLTACSRKENVHRHMLRLLLHLHHKVAPAKLESLQKALEPTKQSGEAVKDLYNQLSEKLELRKPSPAQVAETPSMELTLPTVPTPASL is encoded by the exons ATGTTCGCggggctgcaggagctgggggtggcTAATGGGGAGGACCTGAAGGAGACGCTGACCAACTGCACCGAGCCGCTCAAGGCCATCGAGCAGTTCCAG ACAGAAAATGGAGtcctcctgccctctctccagTCTGCTCTGCCATTCTTGGACCTCCATGGTACTCCTAGGCTGGAATTTCATCAGTCTGTATTTGATGAGCTGAGAGAGAAATTGCTAGAGAGAGTTTCAGCCATTGCCTCGGAAGGAAAGGTTGAGGAAAG ATACAAAAAGCTGGAGGATCTGCTGGAGAAAAGCTTTTCCTTGGTCAAGATGCCGTCTATACAGCCTGTGGTGATGTGTGTCATGAAACACCTGCCCAAG GTCCCTGAAAAGAAACTGAAGTTAGTGATGGCGGATAAGGATTTATACAAAGCATGTGCCGTGGAGGTGAAGCGCCAGATCTGGCAGGATAACCAAGCTCTGTTTGGCGATGAGGTGTCCCCATTGCTGAAACAGTACATCCTAGAGAAAGAAAACACTCTCTTTAGTAATGATCTCTCTGTCTTGCATAACTTCTTCAGTCCCTCTCCAAAAACGAGACGTCAGGGAGAG GTGGTTCAGAAGCTGACACAGATGATTGGGAAGAATGTGAAGCTATATGACATGGTGCTACAGTTCCTAAGAACATTGTTCCTTCGGACAAGGAATGTCCATTACTGCACGCTACGGGCAGAGCTCCTGATGTCACTGCATGACCTGGACATCAGCGAGATCTGTACCGTTGACCCCTGTCACAAG ttcacctggTGCTTAGATGCCTGCATTCGGGAGAAGTTTGTGGATAACAAGAGAGCTCGAGAGCTGCAAGGGTTCCTGGACGGAGTGAAGAAAGGACAAGAACAAGTATTGGG AGATTTATCAATGATCTTGTGTGATCCCTTTGCCATTAACACCTTAGCTCTGAGTACCATACGGCATCTGCAAGAGCTGGTTGGGCAAGACACCTTACCCAGG GAAAGCCCAGACCTCTTGCTGCTGTTAAGGATGCTGTCTCTGGGACAGGGGGCCTGGGACATGATTGACAGTCAAGTCTTCAGGGAGCCTAAAATG GAACATGAGTTGATCACCAAGTTCTTGCCGATGCTGATGTCCTTTGTGGTGGATGACTACACATTCAACGTAGATCAGAAACTCCCATCGGAAGAGAAAGGGCCAATTCCCTACCCCAGCACCATTCCCGAAGCTTTCACCAA ATTTCTCCAGGAGCACAGAATAGCCTGTGAGGTTGGGCTATATTACATACTTCACATAACTAAACAGAGGAACAAGAATGCTTTTCTCAGGCTCCTGCCAGCACTAG TCGAGACATTCAGTGACCTGGCCTTCAGTGATATTTTCCTGCACCTGCTCACCGGTAACCTCACGTTGCTGGCTGATGAATTTGCGCTGGAGGACTTCTGTACTAGTCTCTTCGATGGCTTCTTCCTCACTGCCTGCTCAAG AAAAGAGAATGTCCATAGACACATGCTAAGATTGCTACTTCACCTGCATCACAAAGTGGCACCTGCCAAATTAGAATCACTCCAGAAGGCTTTGGAACCTACCAAGCAG AGCGGCGAAGCTGTGAAGGATCTTTATAACCAGCTCAGCGAGAAACTGGAGCTTCGCAAACCCAGTCCAGCCCAGGTGGCTGAAACTCCATCCATGGAACTGACTTTGCCCACAGTGCCCACCCCAGCCTCGCTCTGA